One Manihot esculenta cultivar AM560-2 chromosome 18, M.esculenta_v8, whole genome shotgun sequence genomic window carries:
- the LOC110606330 gene encoding uncharacterized protein LOC110606330, with protein sequence MAPVNVILILLLHFSLAVSSASSDHQSSGATSIIFATLGSRSDYAFDIFTLPTRASPSSADELQLTDGKSFNFNGNFPSLSSSLLSLLPNRTLLQNEGPQDSAPLSLVYVTERGGSSNIFYDLVYLNSPRNSRSRSALEIPKRVQVPLLKGKNGIAMKDKPTVTGEYVIYVSTHEDPGKPRASWAAVYSTELKTGLTQRLTPYGIADFSPAVSPSGVYTAVASYGESGWNGEVEELSTDIYVFLTRDGTQRVKVVEHGGWPSWVDDSTLYFHRRSEEDNWISIYRAILPSGKSFSTDSVIVERVTPPGLHAFTPATSPYNNKFIAVATRRSDSDYRHVELYDLVKNKFIELTRLVSPQTHHLNPFISPDSTRVGYHRCRGASNDKKSSHFILENLNSPVAETSLFRVDGSFPSWSPGGDRIAYVDFPGIYVVNRDGSNRRQVYPKTAFSTVWDPVRPGVVYSSTGPTFASESTKVDIISINVDGDAEEAYNFKKLTTNGENNAFPAVSPDGKWVVFRSGRSGHKNLYVMDAVEGEKGGLRRLTEGPWSDTMCSWSPDGEWIAFASDRENPGSGSFELFLIHPNGTGLRKLIQSGLGGRTNHPYFSPDGKSIVFTTDYAGISAEPISNPHHYQPYGEIYTVKLDGSDLKRLTHNSFEDGTPAWGPVYIKPEDVEWPINRPKCSFEECHWLNEMPSKSGEVESLKPSKPQCGA encoded by the coding sequence ATGGCACCCGTAAACGTAATCCTTATTCTACTTCTCCATTTCTCATTAGCCGTATCCAGTGCTTCGTCGGACCATCAATCATCCGGCGCCACCAGCATCATCTTCGCCACACTCGGCAGCAGATCAGACTACGCTTTCGACATCTTTACTCTCCCTACTCGTGCCTCACCTTCCTCAGCCGACGAGCTCCAGCTCACCGACGGCAAATCCTTTAATTTTAACGGTAACTTTCCTTCTCTgtcttcctctcttctctctctcttacCCAATCGGACCTTGCTACAGAACGAGGGCCCGCAAGACTCTGCACCTTTGAGCCTTGTTTATGTCACGGAGCGcggtggatcatccaatatcttCTATGATTTAGTTTATTTGAATAGCCCGCGAAACAGCAGATCAAGGTCAGCCCTTGAAATTCCCAAACGCGTTCAAGTACCGCTGCTCAAGGGCAAAAATGGAATTGCAATGAAGGATAAGCCCACTGTGACTGGAGAATATGTGATATACGTGTCCACTCATGAGGATCCTGGGAAGCCCAGGGCTAGTTGGGCTGCTGTGTACTCGACCGAGTTGAAAACTGGGTTGACTCAGAGACTCACCCCCTATGGGATTGCTGATTTTAGCCCTGCAGTCTCTCCTTCTGGGGTTTATACGGCTGTGGCATCTTATGGTGAGAGTGGGTGGAATGGGGAAGTAGAGGAATTGAGTACTGATATCTATGTGTTCTTGACTCGTGATGGGACTCAACGGGTTAAGGTTGTTGAACATGGCGGGTGGCCCAGTTGGGTAGACGATTCAACTCTGTACTTTCACAGAAGAAGCGAAGAAGATAACTGGATAAGCATTTACAGAGCAATTTTACCAAGTGGAAAGTCGTTTTCCACTGATTCAGTGATTGTTGAGCGAGTGACTCCACCAGGCCTTCACGCTTTCACTCCAGCTACTTCTCCATATAACAACAAATTCATAGCAGTGGCTACGAGAAGATCCGATTCTGATTACCGCCATGTGGAGTTATATGACCTTGTTAAGAACAAGTTTATCGAGTTAACTCGTTTAGTATCACCACAAACCCATCACTTAAATCCTTTTATCTCACCTGACTCAACCAGAGTTGGGTACCACAGGTGTAGAGGAGCCTCTAACGATAAAAAGAGCTCCCACTTCATATTAGAAAATCTCAATAGCCCAGTAGCAGAGACTTCACTCTTTAGAGTCGACGGATCATTCCCTTCTTGGTCACCTGGGGGTGATCGTATCGCTTACGTTGATTTTCCGGGCATCTATGTCGTGAACAGGGATGGCTCAAACCGGCGTCAGGTTTATCCCAAAACGGCGTTCTCGACCGTTTGGGACCCGGTTCGTCCAGGAGTTGTATATTCTAGTACTGGTCCCACTTTTGCGAGTGAGAGTACAAAGGTTGATATTATCTCCATCAACGTTGATGGTGACGCTGAGGAAGCTTATAATTTCAAGAAGCTGACCACCAACGGTGAAAACAATGCATTTCCTGCTGTATCACCCGATGGGAAATGGGTAGTGTTCCGTTCGGGTCGATCGGGTCACAAAAACTTGTATGTAATGGATGCGGTGGAAGGTGAGAAAGGCGGACTCCGAAGGTTAACGGAGGGTCCATGGAGTGACACCATGTGTAGTTGGTCACCAGATGGTGAATGGATTGCGTTTGCGTCGGATCGGGAGAACCCGGGTTCTGGAAGCTTCGAGTTGTTTCTGATCCACCCGAATGGGACTGGGTTGAGAAAGTTGATTCAAAGCGGGTTGGGTGGCAGAACTAACCACCCATATTTTAGCCCAGATGGGAAGAGTATAGTGTTCACTACTGATTACGCTGGAATATCAGCTGAGCCAATCTCGAACCCACATCATTATCAGCCTTATGGAGAGATCTACACGGTGAAATTGGACGGCTCTGATTTGAAAAGGTTGACACATAATTCTTTTGAGGATGGGACCCCAGCATGGGGCCCCGTATATATTAAACCAGAAGATGTGGAGTGGCCAATTAATAGACCAAAGTGCTCGTTTGAGGAGTGTCACTGGCTCAATGAAATGCCAAGCAAGAGTGGTGAGGTTGAATCGTTGAAGCCAAGCAAGCCACAATGTGGCGCATAG
- the LOC110606331 gene encoding pentatricopeptide repeat-containing protein At5g04780, mitochondrial — protein MKTVSSYKKRISNKLNLRFRCFTIRTYAIQPEIAIKQDLSWRDINATPLTNLRSLLQLCAKSRKPMNGKACHAQLIHFGLEPDTLTSNILINMYSKCGLIDFARKVFDKMPQRSLVSWNTMITTYTQNMEEQNALTLFLELQREGNPFSEFTVSSILCACAAKRDAFACRQFHAFVVKAAMDANVFVGTALLDIYAKSGLIQDANRVFEGMSERSAVTWSSMMAGYVQNELYEQALVFFTRALTNELEYNQFTMSSVICACAGLAAFIEGRQVHAIVCKIGFCSNNFVASSVVDMYAKCGSVKEAYTAFLDAEGKNVVLWNVMISGFAKHSHSLEVMILFEKMQQIGMRPDEVTYISVLSACSHRGLVDTGQSYFNLMTREHNVSPNVLHYSCLVDILGRAGQIHEAYELIQNMPFVATASMWGSILASRRIHGNLKLAEIAAKNLFEMEPNNAGNYVLLSNVYAANKKWKEVAKARKLLKQNEVKKDTGKSWIEIKDKVHIFMVGETNHPRIGGIYLELDKLLEEIKKLGYKVETDNDLHDVDESRKQELLRHHSEKLALTFGLMSLPLNAPIRIMKNLRICGDCHSFMKLASTVTRREIIVRDVNRFHHFRDGCCSCGEFW, from the coding sequence ATGAAAACTGTGAGCAGCTACAAAAAAAGAATCAGCAACAAGCTTAATCTCCGATTCAGATGCTTTACGATCAGAACATATGCTATTCAACCTGAGATAGCAATAAAACAAGACCTTTCATGGAGAGACATAAATGCCACACCATTAACGAACTTGCGCTCTCTCTTACAGTTGTGTGCAAAAAGTCGAAAACCCATGAACGGAAAGGCTTGCCATGCACAACTTATCCATTTTGGCCTGGAACCAGACACTCTGACGTCCAATATTCTCATAAATATGTACTCGAAATGCGGCCTGATTGACTTCGCTCGTAAAGTGTTTGATAAAATGCCTCAAAGAAGCCTGGTTTCGTGGAATACCATGATTACTACTTATACGCAAAATATGGAGGAGCAAAATGCTCTCACTCTTTTCTTGGAATTGCAAAGGGAAGGAAACCCATTTAGCGAATTCACAGTTTCCAGTATTCTTTGTGCTTGTGCTGCAAAACGTGATGCTTTTGCATGTAGGCAATTTCATGCATTCGTTGTGAAGGCTGCAATGGATGCGAATGTTTTCGTGGGCACTGCATTGCTTGATATATATGCGAAAAGTGGTTTGATACAGGATGCTAATCGTGTTTTTGAGGGGATGTCAGAGAGGAGTGCTGTTACGTGGAGTTCAATGATGGCCGGCTATGTACAAAATGAGCTGTATGAGCAGGCTCTGGTTTTCTTTACTAGGGCACTAACAAATGAGCTGGAATACAACCAGTTTACCATGTCTTCTGTTATTTGTGCCTGTGCAGGTTTGGCAGCTTTTATTGAAGGTAGACAGGTACATGCTATCGTTTGCAAAATTGGGTTTTGTTCAAACAATTTTGTGGCTTCGTCTGTTGTTGACATGTACGCCAAATGCGGTAGCGTTAAAGAGGCATATACTGCATTTTTAGATGCTGAAGGGAAGAATGTCGTTTTATGGAATGTGATGATTTCTGGTTTTGCTAAACATTCTCACTCTTTGGAAGTGATGATTCTGTTTGAGAAAATGCAGCAGATAGGCATGCGTCCAGATGAAGTGACATATATTTCAGTATTATCGGCATGTAGTCACAGGGGTCTTGTTGACACTGGACAGAGTTATTTTAACCTTATGACAAGAGAGCACAATGTGTCACCAAATGTCCTTCATTACTCATGCCTGGTTGATATTCTTGGTAGGGCAGGGCAAATACATGAAGCTTACGAGTTAATACAGAATATGCCTTTTGTTGCTACTGCATCCATGTGGGGATCAATTTTGGCATCTCGCAGGATTCATGGGAATCTTAAATTAGCTGAAATTGCAGCTAAGAACTTGTTTGAAATGGAACCAAATAATGCGGGAAACTATGTTTTGCTGTCAAATGTATATGCTGCTAATAAGAAGTGGAAGGAGGTTGCAAAAGCTAGAAAGCTTCTTAAACAAAATGAGGTGAAGAAGGACACAGGCAAGAGTTGGATTGAAATTAAAGACAAAGTTCACATATTTATGGTTGGAGAGACAAACCATCCAAGAATTGGTGGTATTTATTTAGAGTTGGATAAATTGCTCGAAGAGATAAAGAAACTAGGTTATAAGGTTGAGACAGACAATGACCTTCATGATGTGGATGAGAGCAGAAAACAAGAACTTTTACGACACCACAGTGAGAAGCTAGCACTTACATTTGGGTTGATGAGCTTACCTCTGAATGCACCTATCAGGATTATGAAGAATCTCCGGATCTGTGGGGATTGTCATTCTTTTATGAAGCTTGCATCAACCGTGACAAGGAGGGAAATTATTGTTAGGGATGTAAATCGGTTTCATCATTTCAGGGATGGGTGTTGTTCTTGTGGGGAGTTTTGGTGA